The proteins below come from a single Plantactinospora sp. KBS50 genomic window:
- a CDS encoding GNAT family N-acetyltransferase, which produces MHENDAYPLNWPTDPLSWLNPPRLQQAWIAEESGGIVDGHVAIQRSPSEAPARHVELSRLFVTPTARRHSLAGALVDHARRWAAEHNYDLTPNVTDEQRSAAVAFYEATGWRHTHTMDADWTTPDGRPVKLRHYTLTSMTSDADGNLQPPPSPKNAK; this is translated from the coding sequence GTGCACGAAAACGACGCATACCCCCTGAACTGGCCGACCGACCCGCTCAGCTGGCTCAACCCGCCACGGTTGCAGCAAGCATGGATCGCCGAAGAATCAGGCGGCATCGTCGACGGTCACGTCGCAATCCAACGCTCACCCAGCGAAGCGCCGGCACGCCACGTCGAACTCTCCCGGCTCTTCGTCACTCCCACCGCGCGGCGCCACTCCCTCGCCGGCGCGCTCGTCGACCACGCCCGAAGATGGGCCGCCGAGCACAACTACGACCTCACACCGAACGTCACAGACGAACAACGCTCAGCCGCCGTCGCCTTCTACGAAGCCACCGGCTGGCGGCACACCCACACGATGGACGCCGACTGGACCACCCCCGACGGCAGGCCCGTCAAGCTACGCCACTACACCCTCACCAGCATGACATCCGACGCGGATGGAAACCTACAGCCACCGCCGAGCCCGAAAAACG